GCTTTGCCAATAATCAAATGTATTATGATCGATATTGGTCGGACGAAAATTTTACTGCCGTGGGAAAACTCACGTCACTTGCTGAAGAGAACGGGATAAGCATTTTGCAGCTTGCCTTGAAGTGGTGCGTTTCACGGCCAGGCGTCACCAGTATCATCAGCGGTGTGAGCAAACTCTCCCAGATTGAACAAAATATTGCATCACTGGAAGGAGAAGCGCTTACCGATGATGTACTGGCAGCTTGCGACGAAGTGTGGCGGTCCTTGGCTGGCACTCGTTTTGGCTATAACCGCTAGTCTACGACCAGCTACAACGTGCCGGACCGGACTCGAAGGGAAGGGTCCGCCGATTCTTTGGTGCGGGTTCGCCATTATACCTGATACGGAGAAGATTATCATCTATAGGCCTAGTGGTAGTTAATTATTGCCATATGTAAATATTTAGCAGGACTTAGCTGCCTCAATATAGAAAATAACCATAACTTCTGGAACGGAAGTTATGGTTATTTTTTTATTTTTAATAATGGAGTCTGAATAATGGACAATATGTTAAAGTATGCATATATGAGCTTTGAAGGGCTGCTGGGAAAATATAAAGCACTTTTAGCTGAAAATGTAAAGCTTAAAGATGAACTGAAAAGTCTTAAGGAACAGTGTGAGATTTCGGAAAGTCGGGACGATCCGGAGCAAGATATCGATGTTTCTTCGTCAGATAGTGATTATCTTGAACAAGATTTAGCGCCGCAAGAATTGTCTTGTAAAAACGAAGAGCAAAATTTCTTGCCGAACGTTAAT
This genomic stretch from Veillonellales bacterium harbors:
- a CDS encoding aldo/keto reductase, giving the protein FANNQMYYDRYWSDENFTAVGKLTSLAEENGISILQLALKWCVSRPGVTSIISGVSKLSQIEQNIASLEGEALTDDVLAACDEVWRSLAGTRFGYNR